AGGGAAGTCGAGCAGGCGAAGACCCGCCGGAGGGAGTTCGAGGAGAAGCAGTACCGGATCCGGAACAACCAGGAATACCAAGCGAACCTCCGCGAGATCGAGGCGATGAGGGAGAAGGCCTCCCAGAACGACGACAAGATCCTCGAGATCCTCGTCCAAGAGGAAGCGATCCAGAAGGAGATCGACCGCCTGCAGGCGATCGTCGACGAGGAGAGGCGCAAGCACGAGGGCGCGGCGGGGAGGCTCCGCGCGGAGCAGGCCGAGGTCCAGGCCGCGCTCGACGAGAGGGAGGGGGAGCGGGTCCCCGCCGTGGAGAGGCTCTCGGCCCCTCTGCGCGCGAAGTACGAGAGGATCAGGAAGAGCAAGGGGGATCTGGCGATCGTGGGAGTGGACGCGGGCGCCTGCGGAGGATGCGGCTACGCCCTGCCGCCCCAGCGGCTCCAGGAAGTCCGGCGCTCTCGCGACGTGATCATTTGCGAGGGGTGCGGGCGGATCCTCGTGGCACCCGGGACCGACTGAGCGGATCGCGGCGGATCGCGGGCTGTTGGGTCTTCGCTCAGGTTGCGGTAGGATCATGGCGATGGGGAGCCGGTGTGATGGTCGCGGGGCCCTCGGGCCCTGAGGAAAGTCCGAGCTCCACAGGGCAGGGTGCTGGGTAACCCCCAGTGGGAGCGATCCCAAGGAAAGTGCCACAGAGAACAGACCGCCTTGCGCAAACCGGCGGAGCCGCATCGGCCCGGAAGGGTGCATCGATGCGTTCGACGGTGCAGGGTAAGGGTGAAACGGTGAGGTAAGAGCTCACCAGTATCCGCGGCGACGCGGGTAGCTCGGCAAACCCCACCCGGAGCAAGACCGAATAGAGGAGGAGAGATGGCCCGTCTCGCCACAACTCCCGGGTTAGGTCGCTCGAGGCGGGCGGAGACGCCCGTCCCAGACAAATGACCGTCGCGGGATTCGTTCCGCAACAGAACTCGGCTTACGGCCGGCTCCCCGTCACACCTCTCCGGCGCAGATGACGCAGCGGCGAATCATCCCGATCTGCCTGTTCCTCCTCGGCCTGCTGATCGGATCGCTGCGGCTCGCCGGCCCGGCGTCTGATCTCTATCCGGTCGAGGGGGACAGCGCGAAGTACCACGCGATCGGGCAGGGCTTCAAGGCGCTCTACGCCCACCCGGCGCACTACGCGGGGCTCTGGATCACGCGGGGGGCGCGCCATGAGGATCTCCAGCGGATCGGGTTCGACTCCTGGGTCCTCCAGCATGCCCCGGCCTACACCGCCCTGCTCGGGCTCTTCTACATCCTCCCGGGGGATGATGTCGCGGCGGGCCGGTTTCTGACCCTGCTGCTCTTCGCGCTCGGAGCGGCTCTTCTCTTCGCTCTGGCCAGGGAGATCTTCGGCGTGCCGGCGGGCCTCGTCGGAGCGATTCTCTTCCTCCTGTGGCCGGCCCACTGGCTCCATGGAACGGCCATCCTGACAGAGATCCCGATGGCGACGGCGGGGCTTGCGGCGGCCTACGCGTTCGTGCGGACCGCGGGCGCGCAGCGCCGCAGCCGCTGGTTCCTGGGCGGCGCGATGATCGGTCTGCTCGTTCTGACGAAGACGCCGCTTCGATTCCTCGCCCTTCCATGGATCGTCCTCGAGGCTCTCATCGAGCGCAGCGGCCCGCGCGGGGTCCGGCTGCGCCGGGCCGGGTGGAGGCTCGCGGGCTGGGGAGCGACGCAGATCGTCTGGCTCGTCTTCCTCTGGGGATTCCATCTCTCGCCGAATCCGCTCAAGGGACAGGGGGACGACTGGCTCTGGGTCTATCGGGGCAACTATCTGCCGGATCGAGGATGGGAGACGGTCGGGATCGGCGACGCTGCGACGCCGGAGCTCTATGAGGGCGCGCGGCGGGCCGGGGCGTACCCCCAGCGGGAACAGAAGGGGGCGATGTACAGGGAAGCGTTCCTCGCGACCCTGCGCGGCGACCCCGGAGGAATGCTCGCGCTGATGATCGCGAAGGCGGGCATCTACTGGCGCTTCCCCGCCACGAAAACGTTCGTCCGGGCGGGGCCGATCGAGATGCCTCCGCCGATTCGGCTCCAGCCGGCCCTCGCGATCGCCGCGCTGGCGGGGCTCGCTCTCTGTCTCGGGAAGGGCGGGGGAAGAGCCTGGCTGCCTGCGGCGGTCCCGATCTTCCTGACCTTCCTCTTCGCGACGACGCACCTCGTGAGCCGCTACAACATCCCCGCGCTCCCCTTCGGGATGCTCTATGGAGCGGGGGCGGCGCAGGGCGCGCTCCGGCTGACACGGCAGCTTCTCCATCGGCTGCGGGCCGGCCGGCAGGGGCCGGCATGGGCCATCCGTCCTGCGGACAGGCCGCTCTGGATCGCCCGCGCGCTCCTAGTGCTGCTCCCCATCGGCGTCATCGCGGCGGGGACGGTCGCCAACGACGCCGACCCGGATGCCCGGCGGATCACGCTGCGCCGCCCCGGCGATGGGGTCCGTCTCGCCCTTCTGCTCCCCGGGGGGATCGCCGGGAAGGACTTCGCCTCGGCCGAGATCGTCGCCGACATGCTCCCTTCGGTCCGCGGGGAGATGACCCTTTCGATCCGCCTCTCAGGAACGGAGGTGGCCCGCATCGATGGGCGGCCGCGGAGCGGGCGAGAGAGCTTCCTCCTGGATCAGAGGATCCACGAGGAGGGGGATCGTTACGCGCGGATCCTCCGTTCCGTCGAGCGCCACCTCGACGGCTTCGTCCGCAAGCGGCGGGGATGCTCGAGCGTCGGACTCGACTACTACCGCCAGTGGCATCGATTCCCTGTGAGTCCGGAGATCGCCTTCGCGACGCCCGAGCCTGTGCTCGAGATCGTGGTCCTCGAGTCCCGAGGCGGTTCGATGGACATCTACCTCGATCGCGACGCGCCCGCTTCCGGCTCGCCCGATCGAGTGATCATGATGCCCGCCTTCCTCGACAACGCCTATGAGCTCTCGTCCTATCGCTTCGACGCCCTCGCATCGGATCGGCAGCTCGCCGACGCGCGGCTGATTCGCCCCGCGAGCATCCTCTCCTCGCGTCGCAAGGCGGAGCGGATGGAAGGCGCGGGCGGCGCCCGGCCCCTGCGGGGCGAGCCGAGGATCCGTCTGCGGGCGAAGCTCCCCGGCGGTCTGGGTCTGGTGTCGACGGGAGGGGGGGGAGTCGAGCCCGCCTACGTGACAGACCCGGGGCGCGCGTTGAGAATGCTCTCGCCGCGCGAGATCCGCTCGCTCCAGGCCGACAGAGACCGCTACATCAGCGGCTACGTGACGTTCTGACGCCTCCGGGAACCCGCCGCTCCACCTGCACGGTTTGCCGGGCTTGGGTCCTCGGGTGCGCCTTCGCTCGGCGCATAGCGCAGCTCGCTGCGGCGCACCCCCTCGGACCAGGCCGGCGTCCCGTGAAGACGGCCGGGCCGAGCAGATGCTGCATGCGAGCCTCGCAGATGTCGTCGAACCCATCTACTATGAGGATGTGAACCGGACGCCCGATAGGATGCCGACGCGTCGTCGGCGCGCCACGATCCTGGCCCTCGCAGCCGCCTGGCTCCTCGTCTGGGCCCCTACCGCGGCTGGCCAGTATCTCACCTTCGGCAAGAACAAGGTCCAGTACAACCGGTTCGAGTGGAGGGTCCTCGAGAGCGAGCACTTCAGGCTCTACTTCTATCCCGAAGAGGAGGAGCTGGCCCGCATCGCCCTCGAGATGTCCGAGGAAGGGTACGACCGCCTGCGCCGGCTCCTTGTCCACGAGGTCGAGCGGCGGATTCCTCTGATCATCTACAGCAGCCACCAGGATTTCCAGCAGACGAACGTGACGCCGTTTCTCCTCCCGGAGGGAGTCGCCGGGCTGACGGAGTTCGGGCGCGGGCGGGTCCTGATCCCCTTCGGCGGCTCCCTGGACGAGTTCCGGACGACGATCCACCACGAGCTCATCCATGTTTTCCAGCTCTCGATGGAACAGATGAGCTACGCGCGCCGCGCGAGGAACGCGCTCCCCTCGCCGCCGCTCTGGTGGATCGAGGGGTTGGCAGTCTACAGCTCGGAGCGGCGCGACTCCGAAGCCGACATGATCCTGCGCGATCTCGTCTTCACCGGCCGGCTGCCGTCGCTGAAGGACTTCTGGCGCTATGACGGCACCTATACGCTCTACAAGCTCGGGCACTCGGCGGTCGAGTTTCTCGCCGACACCTACGGCCCCGACATGATCCGCGCCGTCTACGACGCCTTGAGCCTGTCAGGCGGGTTCGAGGAGGCGCTCGCGCAAGCGACCGGCGTCCCGTTCGAGGAACTGAACGACCGCTATGTCCACGAGATGAGGCGGCGCTACTACCCCGATGTGACGAAGGAGGAGCCGATCGCCTTTCACAGCCGCCAGCTCACCCGAGGCCCGGTCGATCTGAGCCCGGTCCCGGTGCCGGCAGGAGTGAAGGGGTTCGAGGGAAGCTACCTCTTCCTCTCGCCGCGAACCGGCTACACCGACATCTACGCCGCGTCGCTCGACGGGCGCGAGGAGCGGGTGCGCGCCGTCGTCAGGGGCGAGAGGCACGCCCGCTTCGAATCGCTGCACCCCTTCCGCGCGCGGATGGATGTCAACCGCTCGGGGGAGCTGCTCTTCGTCTCCAAACGGGGCGGCGAGGATGTCATCTATGTCTATTCGCTCGAGAGCGGGAGGGTGATCGAGGATCACGCCTTCGAGGGGCTCGTCGGCCTCAGGAGCCCGAGCTGGGCTTGCGACAACCGGCGATT
The sequence above is a segment of the Candidatus Eisenbacteria bacterium genome. Coding sequences within it:
- a CDS encoding glycosyltransferase family 39 protein, yielding MTQRRIIPICLFLLGLLIGSLRLAGPASDLYPVEGDSAKYHAIGQGFKALYAHPAHYAGLWITRGARHEDLQRIGFDSWVLQHAPAYTALLGLFYILPGDDVAAGRFLTLLLFALGAALLFALAREIFGVPAGLVGAILFLLWPAHWLHGTAILTEIPMATAGLAAAYAFVRTAGAQRRSRWFLGGAMIGLLVLTKTPLRFLALPWIVLEALIERSGPRGVRLRRAGWRLAGWGATQIVWLVFLWGFHLSPNPLKGQGDDWLWVYRGNYLPDRGWETVGIGDAATPELYEGARRAGAYPQREQKGAMYREAFLATLRGDPGGMLALMIAKAGIYWRFPATKTFVRAGPIEMPPPIRLQPALAIAALAGLALCLGKGGGRAWLPAAVPIFLTFLFATTHLVSRYNIPALPFGMLYGAGAAQGALRLTRQLLHRLRAGRQGPAWAIRPADRPLWIARALLVLLPIGVIAAGTVANDADPDARRITLRRPGDGVRLALLLPGGIAGKDFASAEIVADMLPSVRGEMTLSIRLSGTEVARIDGRPRSGRESFLLDQRIHEEGDRYARILRSVERHLDGFVRKRRGCSSVGLDYYRQWHRFPVSPEIAFATPEPVLEIVVLESRGGSMDIYLDRDAPASGSPDRVIMMPAFLDNAYELSSYRFDALASDRQLADARLIRPASILSSRRKAERMEGAGGARPLRGEPRIRLRAKLPGGLGLVSTGGGGVEPAYVTDPGRALRMLSPREIRSLQADRDRYISGYVTF